One Rhipicephalus microplus isolate Deutch F79 unplaced genomic scaffold, USDA_Rmic scaffold_12, whole genome shotgun sequence DNA segment encodes these proteins:
- the LOC119169552 gene encoding piggyBac transposable element-derived protein 3: MFTKLVDEDLIEHLTFETNRFRVQSNRTRVKPVTLEEMRKFLGMILYMSVVSMPFRRMYWSRLLRQSYIADCMPRNRFDEVISLFHACNNDTEKKKEEDGYDKLYKVHPLLSRLNYNFQGAAEMEDCLAVDEMIVPFKGRHSLKVYMNKKPRKWGYKVWTLAGRSGYVYKIELYGDNLVIDPTDLSNDIGESGKIVVRLSESCEGKEIFCDNFFASADLLVEMKSRGLGCAATMRNGRIGRCPLKTEKCLKGEGRGSFDFRSEKDSGIIICHWHDNRSVMIGSNTHSVGPVGVCRRYDKKAKTYTEVSRPSLVRVYNQSMGGVDRADQLLSFYRNELKTKKWYKGIIFHLLDLAVVNSWLLYRAVKDSEIQLAEFKLQVAFGLMKSEKSHEAPIHDRTLTENWLSNRASDVPTSVRYDGVNHLPVKVPQKSAPRCKLPQCSRRTRLQCKKCKVYLCVEEDGPANCFERFHTE; this comes from the coding sequence ATGTTTACTAAGCTGGTAGATGAGGATTTGATCGAACATTTGACATTCGAAACAAACCGATTCCGGGTCCAGAGCAACCGCACGAGAGTAAAACCTGTGACGCTTGAAGAAATGAGGAAGTTTCTCGGTATGATCCTGTACATGTCTGTAGTGTCCATGCCATTCAGGCGCATGTACTGGTCCCGGTTATTGCGCCAATCCTACATTGCGGACTGCATGCCAAGAAATCGCTTTGACGAAGTGATCTCACTTTTCCACGCGTGCAACAACGACACcgagaagaaaaaggaagaagatgGCTACGACAAGCTTTACAAGGTCCATCCGTTGCTCAGCCGGCTGAATTATAATTTCCAGGGTGCTGCAGAAATGGAAGATTGCCTTGCCGTGGATGAAATGATTGTACCATTCAAAGGCCGACACAGCCTCAAGGTGTACATGAACAAAAAGCCTAGAAAGTGGGGCTACAAAGTGTGGACACTGGCCGGGAGATCCGGCTATGTGTACAAAATTGAGCTTTACGGAGACAATTTAGTCATTGACCCAACGGATTTGTCAAATGACATAGGAGAAAGTGGAAAAATTGTTGTGCGACTCTCTGAGAGCTGTGAAGGGAAAGAAATATTTTGTGACAACTTCTTCGCTTCAGCAGATCTTCTAGTTGAAATGAAGAGTCGCGGATTAGGATGCGCAGCAACCATGAGAAACGGCAGAATTGGACGCTGCCCCCTAAAAACCGAAAAATGCCTGAAGGGGGAAGGCCGTGGATCCTTTGATTTCCGATCAGAAAAGGACAGTGGCATTATTATTTGTCACTGgcatgacaaccgcagcgtcatGATTGGATCGAATACCCATAGTGTAGGTCCTGTGGGCGTCTGCCGGCGATAcgacaaaaaagcaaaaacataCACCGAAGTTTCCCGACCGAGCTTGGTAAGAGTATACAACCAAAGCATGGGTGGTGTCGACAGAGCGGACCAGCTGCTTTCTTTCTACCGCAATGAGTTGAAGACGAAGAAGTGGTACAAGGGGATCATTTTTCACTTGCTAGACCTTGCTGTTGTGAACAGCTGGTTGTTGTACCGCGCCGTAAAGGATTCGGAAATCCAGCTCGCAGAATTCAAGCTTCAGGTCGCCTTTGGGCTAATGAAGTCAGAAAAGTCACACGAAGCGCCCATCCATGACCGTACTCTGACCGAAAATTGGCTGTCGAACCGAGCTTCAGATGTACCCACTTCCGTCAGGTATGATGGGGTAAATCATCTGCCTGTCAAAGTGCCGCAGAAAAGTGCCCCAAGGTGCAAGCTACCGCAGTGTTCACGGAGAACAAGGCTCCAGTGTAAGAAGTGTAAGGTGTACCTGTGCGTCGAAGAAGATGGACCAGCAAACTGCTTTGAAAGGTTCCACACTGAGTGA